A single genomic interval of bacterium harbors:
- a CDS encoding HU family DNA-binding protein, translating to MNKEELVKEIAKKTRLAQKQVAEILSLTVETIEKTVSKGKKVTLVGFGTFEARKRAARTGRNPQTGAEIKIPAKTVPAFSAGKKFKEVVAK from the coding sequence ATGAACAAAGAAGAATTAGTAAAAGAAATAGCTAAAAAAACAAGATTAGCTCAAAAACAAGTTGCTGAAATTTTAAGCTTAACCGTTGAAACAATTGAAAAAACAGTTTCAAAAGGCAAAAAAGTTACCTTAGTTGGTTTCGGTACATTTGAAGCACGCAAAAGAGCAGCTAGAACCGGTAGAAACCCTCAAACCGGTGCAGAAATTAAAATTCCTGCAAAAACAGTTCCAGCTTTCTCCGCAGGCAAAAAATTCAAAGAAGTTGTTGCTAAGTAG
- the trpC gene encoding indole-3-glycerol phosphate synthase TrpC gives MTILDTILAYKKSEVEKQKNLCNINELINNCKKSTETKSFLDILKKNKADHKISLIAEVKKASPSKGVIKENFNPVEIAEIYQKAGASAISVLTDEKFFQGSIKYLKDIKKIAKIPVLRKDFIIDEYQIYQTREMGADIILLIAAALEKKQLKDFFNMSKELGLDVLLEVHDKEEFDFALEINAEIIGINNRNLKTFEISLNHTVNLIKDIKLNNKYIISESGIENSENVTFLKNYGVDGILVGESLIKSNHIEKAVINLLK, from the coding sequence ATGACTATTTTAGACACTATATTAGCGTACAAAAAATCAGAAGTTGAAAAACAGAAAAACCTTTGCAATATTAATGAATTGATTAATAATTGCAAAAAATCAACAGAAACAAAAAGTTTCTTAGATATTCTCAAAAAAAATAAAGCAGATCACAAAATTTCCTTAATTGCGGAAGTTAAAAAAGCTTCGCCGTCAAAAGGAGTTATAAAAGAAAATTTTAATCCTGTTGAAATTGCCGAAATTTATCAAAAAGCCGGTGCATCAGCTATTTCTGTCTTAACTGACGAAAAATTTTTTCAAGGTTCAATTAAATATTTGAAAGATATTAAAAAAATCGCAAAAATTCCTGTTTTAAGAAAAGATTTTATTATAGACGAATATCAAATTTATCAGACCAGAGAAATGGGCGCTGATATTATTTTGCTGATAGCTGCAGCACTTGAAAAAAAACAGTTAAAAGATTTTTTTAACATGTCAAAAGAACTCGGGCTTGATGTGCTTCTTGAAGTGCATGACAAAGAAGAATTTGATTTTGCACTGGAAATAAATGCAGAGATTATAGGAATAAATAACAGAAATTTGAAAACTTTTGAAATCAGTTTAAACCATACAGTCAATTTAATTAAGGATATAAAACTTAATAATAAATATATAATTAGTGAATCAGGTATTGAAAATTCTGAAAATGTAACTTTCTTAAAGAATTACGGTGTAGATGGAATATTAGTCGGAGAATCACTTATAAAATCAAATCATATTGAAAAAGCTGTTATAAATTTGTTAAAATAA